The following coding sequences lie in one Lolium perenne isolate Kyuss_39 chromosome 2, Kyuss_2.0, whole genome shotgun sequence genomic window:
- the LOC127335262 gene encoding SUPPRESSOR OF GAMMA RESPONSE 1, whose protein sequence is MAGSLIINGKIIAAMIRNSSTEIKELITAAWKECPNCEYHMHNDDVSSQWPGLPVGVKFDPTDLELIGHLEGKVGRVASHVLIDNFIPTIKEEEGICYTHPKNLPGIKMDGSSSHFFHKISNAYEVGKRKRRKISNTNDTDCDENITWHQTGKSSRILDNGVIKGWKKILVLHKCYNEKKVKTNWTMHQCHLGAEVGEKHGELVVSRVFWQVKNNTRKSKMHAADAESGSSAVEINPTTPNMYPPQPRGLSGSPLETEQNQDEEEPDSSAVQGYAALPPLRNTDIHENPTPLDFPDLDPTFLATLHEVFDLTFAG, encoded by the exons ATGGCAGG GTCATTGATTATTAATGGCAAGATAATTGCTGCGATGATTAGAAACTCAagtacagaaatcaaggaattgATCACAGCAGCATGGAAGGAGTGCCCAAATTGCGAATATCACATGCATAATGACGAT GTTTCATCTCAGTGGCCAGGACTCCCTGTTGGTGTTAAGTTTGATCCAACTGATCTGGAACTGATTGGACACTTGGAAGGAAAGGTTGGGAGGGTAGCATCCCATGTACTAATAGATAACTTTATTCCAACAATAAAGGAGGAGGAAGGAATCTGCTATACACATCCCAAAAATCTCCCTG GTATCAAGATGGATGGGAGCAGCAGCCATTTCTTCCACAAAATATCAAATGCTTATGAAGTTGGCAAGCGCAAGCGTCGCAAGATCAGCAATACTAATGACACTGATTGTGATGAGAATATCACATGGCACCAGACTGGAAAATCTTCACGCATCTTGGATAATGGCGTCATAAAAGGCTGGAAGAAAATACTGGTTCTTCACAAATGCTACAACGAAAAGAAAGTTAAAACTAACTGGACGATGCATCAGTGTCACCTTGGGGCAGAGGTAGGTGAAAAGCACGGGGAGCTTGTTGTGTCGAGAGTCTTTTGGCAGGTTAAAAACAACACTAGGAAGTCGAAGATGCATGCTGCTGATGCCGAATCCGGTTCATCTGCCGTGGAAATCAATCCTACAACCCCAAATATGTACCCTCCACAGCCTCGCGGCCTAAGCGGTAGTCCATTGGAAACGGAACAGAATCAG GATGAGGAAGAGCCCGACTCATCCGCTGTTCAGGGCTATGCGGCACTGCCTCCGCTGCGCAACACCGACATCCATGAGAATCCGACGCCTCTCGACTTCCCCGACTTGGATCCTACTTTCTTGGCAACGCTTCATGAGGTTTTCGATCTCACC TTCGCAGGATAG
- the LOC127335260 gene encoding uncharacterized protein: MAPPTSPAAVAAAARAAPTPAAALALFRSALSADLTLSPLAVLPHLTAATPSLPHLLLSASITGRPYTTSLSLYSRLKSLSFPIPTATLHPLLSSLPPKSAFALFADIFRLRLPLSTTTFNIMLRHLCSDAKPVRALQLLRQMPHANAVTYNTVIAGFCARGRVQAGLEVMREMRERGGLAPDKYTYATVISGWCKVGKVEEAAKVFDEMLTGEEVKPTAVMYNTLIGAYCDKGNLEVALQYREDMVARGVSMTVSTYNQFVHALFMEGRAAEAYELVEEMRGKGLSPDVFTYNILINGYCKEGKEKKALKMFEDMAQKGIHATVVTYTSLIYALSKKGMVKETDMLFDEAVRRGIRPDLVMYNALINSHCTGGDMVRAFEIMGQMEKKRIAPDDVTYNTLMRGLCLLGRLDEARELIEKMTKRGIKPDLVSYNTLISGYSMKGDIKDAVKVRDEMINKGFNPTLLTYNAMIRGLCKNGQGDDAEELVKEMVGNGITPDDSTYISLIEGLTTEDERLAAGEAVKA, from the coding sequence ATGGCGCCGCCCACCtcccccgccgccgtcgccgcggcCGCCCGCGCGGCTCCCACGCCCGCCGCGGCTCTCGCGCTCTTCAGATCGGCGCTGTCCGCCGACCTGACGCTCTCCCCGCTCGCCGTGCTCCCGCACCTGACCGCCGCCACCCCCTCGCTGCCCCACCTGCTCCTCTCGGCCTCCATCACCGGGCGCCCATACACCACCTCGCTCAGCCTCTACTCGCGGCTCAAGTCCCTCTCCTTCCCCATCCCCACCGCCACTCTCcaccctctcctctcctcccTGCCCCCCAAATCCGCCTTCGCGCTCTTCGCCGACATcttccgcctccgcctcccgctctCCACCACCACCTTCAACATCATGCTGCGCCACCTCTGCTCCGATGCCAAGCCCGTCCGCGCGCTCCAGCTCCTCCGGCAGATGCCCCACGCCAACGCCGTCACCTACAACACCGTCATCGCCGGGTTCTGCGCCCGCGGCCGCGTCCAGGCGGGGCTGGAGGTCATGCGGGAGATGCGGGAGCGCGGTGGTCTCGCCCCTGACAAGTACACGTACGCCACGGTGATCTCCGGCTGGTGCAAGGTCGGCAAGGTCGAGGAGGCAGCcaaggtgttcgacgaaatgctGACCGGGGAAGAAGTCAAGCCAACTGCCGTCATGTACAACACATTGATAGGCGCGtactgtgacaaagggaatctggAGGTCGCGCTGCAGTACCGGGAAGATATGGTAGCTAGGGGAGTTTCCATGACAGTCTCGACATACAATCAGTTTGTGCATGCGTTGTTCATGGAAGGGCGTGCTGCAGAGGCATATGAATTGGTTGAGGAGATGCGTGGAAAGGGGCTTTCACCCGATGTGTTCACGTACAACATATTGATCAACGGGTACTGCAAAGAGGGCAAGGAGAAGAAAGCACTGAAGATGTTTGAAGATATGGCCCAGAAAGGGATCCATGCAACAGTGGTGACCTACACTTCATTGATATATGCCTTGTCCAAGAAGGGGATGGTTAAGGAGACAGATATGCTATTTGATGAGGCTGTGAGAAGAGGCATCAGGCCTGACCTTGTCATGTACAATGCCCTGATCAATAGCCACTGCACTGGTGGAGATATGGTTCGGGCATTTGAGATCATGGGGCAAATGGAGAAGAAGAGGATCGCACCGGATGATGTGACATACAATACTCTTATGAGGGGGTTGTGCCTGCTGGGGCGTCTTGATGAAGCACGGGAGCTCATTGAGAAGATGACAAAGCGGGGTATCAAGCCTGACCTTGTCAGTTACAACACGCTGATCAGCGGCTACAGCATGAAGGGTGACATCAAGGATGCTGTGAAGGTTCGGGATGAGATGATAAATAAGGGGTTCAACCCAACGCTTTTGACATATAATGCAATGATACGAGGGCTCTGCAAGAATGGCCAGGGAGACGATGCTGAGGAGCTGGTGAAAGAAATGGTGGGCAATGGCATCACCCCTGATGACAGCACATATATTTCACTGATTGAGGGACTTACCACTGAGGACGAGAGGCTGGCTGCAGGAGAGGCTGTAAAAGCATGA